One Scyliorhinus canicula unplaced genomic scaffold, sScyCan1.1, whole genome shotgun sequence genomic window carries:
- the LOC119960065 gene encoding probable G-protein coupled receptor 139, translated as MAIIILSRGRCGLSRCITYYLVAIAVTDFLVMVTAVILNRIGGIYFRYSILSITPGCAVSTVLVYATRDGSVWLTVAFTFDRFVSICCQRLKSRYCTEKTALLVIGMVITLSYAKNIPLYFTYQPLYILDEIPWFCEIKSSYYTIPSWQALDWLDHILTPFLPFFFILMLNALTVRHIVEASRARRRLKGSESDGDPEIANRKKSIVLLFSISLSFLLLWVTYVGHFLYVRVTGEAYFTGLNFNVPHFIFQETSNMLQLLSSCNNTFIYAVAQTKFRNELKKLLIFPFVIFSSCFRLTDAS; from the coding sequence ATGGCGATCATCATCCTATCCCGAGGACGGTGCGGACTCTCTCGGTGTATCACCTACTACCTGGTAGCGATAGCAGTGACTGATTTCCTTGTCATGGTCACCGCTGTTATCCTCAACCGGATTGGTGGCATTTACTTTAGATACAGCATCCTATCGATCACCCCCGGATGCGCTGTCAGCACCGTGCTCGTTTATGCGACCCGTGATGGTTCAGTATGGCTGACCGTGGCCTTCACCTTCGACCGTTTTGTATCCATCTGCTGTCAGAGACTGAAGAGCCGATACTGCACCGAGAAAACGGCACTGCTGGTCATAGGAATGGTCATTACCTTGAGCTACGCCAAGAACATCCCTTTGTACTTCACCTACCAGCCCTTGTACATATTGGACGAGATTCCCTGGTTCTGTGAAATTAAGTCCAGCTATTACACGATTCCATCGTGGCAAGCTTTAGACTGGCTCGACCACATATTAACCCCTTTTCTTCCGTTCTTCTTTATTCTGATGCTCAACGCCCTGACTGTAAGGCACATTGTAGAGGCCAGCAGAGCCCGCAGGAGGCTGAAGGGCTCAGAGAGTGACGGAGATCCAGAGATAGCCAACCGCAAGAAGTCGATTGTCCTGCTCTTCTCCATCTCgctcagcttcctcctcctctgggTCACATATGTTGGACATTTCCTATATGTTCGTGTTACAGGTGAGGCCTACTTCACCGGTCTGAATTTCAATGTCCCACACTTCATATTTCAAGAAACGTCCAACATGCTTCAGTTACTCAGTTCCTGCAACAACACCTTCATCTATGCAGTAGCCCAGACCAAGTTCCGAAATGAGCTGAAGAAGTTGCTCATTTTTCCCTTCGTCATTTTCAGCAGTTGCTTTAGATTAACCGATGCTTCATGA